Part of the Terriglobales bacterium genome is shown below.
CGCCACGGCGAGCAAAGACAGGCCGGAGCCGGTGGTGGGCCTGGAAGGCGTGCGACGGGCGCGCGCCGCCACCCGGAAGCCGCTGGTGGCGATCGGCGGCATCACGCGTGCCAACTGCCGCGGGGTGATCGAAGCCGGCGCGGACGCGGTGGCGGTGATCAGCGATCTGCGCGTGAAGCCGCGCGCAGCGGTCGAGGAGTTCCTACAGATCCTGCAGCAATAAGGATGCCATGAGCACAGACGCGGCAACGGACGCGAGACTGCGGAACGGCGAAGACATCCACGACGCCGGGCTGGTGAAGGGCCTCGGGCTGACGAGCGCGACCACGCTGGTGATGGGCTCGATGATCGGGTCAGGCGTGTTCATCGTGGCGGCCGACATCGCGCGCACCACCGGCTCGCCCGCGCTGCTGATCGCGGCCTGGGTGGTGACCGGCTTCATGACGGTGAGCGCCGCGCTGGCCTATGGCGAGCTGGCGGCGATGATGCCGCACGCCGGCGGGCAGTACATCTACCTGCGCGAGTCGCTGGGGCCGCTGTGGGGGTTCCTCTACGGCTGGACCTTCTTTCTCGTGATCCAGACCGGGACGATCGCGGCCGTCGGCGTGGCGTTCGGAAAGTTCCTGGGACACTTCTTCCCCGCGGTCTCGTCCACCAACTGGATCCTGGGATTGCACTGGAAGGCGCCGAAGATCCTGCTCGGACCGGTGGAGCTCGGCGGCATGGACGTGGGGCTGAACACCGCGAACCTGGTCGGCATCCTGACCATCGTCATCCTGACGGTGGTCAACCTGTTCGGCATCCGGACGGGCGCGCTGGTGCAGAACGTCTTCACCTTCGCCAAGACAGCGGCCCTGGTTGGACTAGTGCTGCTGGGCGCCTTTGTCGGCGCGAACTCGCAGGCCATCGCGGCGAACTTTGTTAACGGCGCATTCTGGAAGAACTTCTCGTGGGACGCCACCTTTCCCGTCTCCGTCGGGGCCAGCGGAACCACGGCATTCGTGGGCGTGCTGACCGTGATCGCGGTGGCGCAGGTGGGCTCGCTGTTCTCTTCCGACGCGTGGAACAACGTGACTTTTACCGCTGGCGAGATGAAGAATCCGAAGCGCAACCTGCCGCTGGCCCTGGCGGTGGGCACCAGCGCCGTCATCCTCCTCTATATCGCGGTGAACTACATCTACCTGCGGGTGCTGCCGCTGGCGGGCAGCCCGGCCGCGATCGACCTGCTGGGGAAGGGCATCCAGTTCGCGCCGGAAGACCGGGTGGCGACCGCCGCGATGCAGGTGATGTTCGGTGCGGTAGGCGCGAGCCTGATGGCCGCCGCCATCCTGGTCTCCACCTTCGGCTGCAACAACGGTCTGATCCTCTCTGGCGCACGCGTGTACTACGCCATGGCCAAGGACGGGCTGTTCTTCAAGAGCGTGGGGAAACTGCATCCGGCGTACAAGACGCCCTACGTCTCGCTCGGCGTGCAGGCGGTGTGGACGTGCATCCTGTGCCTTTCGGGCACGTACGGCCAGTTGCTGGACTACATCATCTTCGCGGTGCTGGTGTTCTACATCCTCACCATCGTCGGGTTGTTCGTGCTGCGCGTGAAGCAGCCGAACGCGGAGCGTCCGTACAAGGCGTTCGGGTACCCGGTGCTGCCGGCCATCTACATCGCGATGGCGCTGTTCGTGGACGTGGTGCTGCTGCTCTACAAGCCGCAGTACACGTGGCCGGGACTTGCCATCGTGCTGCTGGGGATTCCTGTATATTTCCTGTGGTCTCGCAGTTCCGCTGCCCGGACCGGAGCCCGGGCCTAATCCGGAGAAATCATGGCTGATATCTTCAAACGAAAGTCGCTGGACATGCTGATGGCGGAAGCCTCAGACACCAGTGAGCATGGACTGAAGCGGGCGCTCGGTCCGGTGAACCTGGTGACGCTGGGCATCGGCGCCATCATCGGGGCGGGGATCTTCGTGCTCACCGGTTCGGCGGCGTCGCTGTACGCCGGTCCGGCGATCGTCCTGTCGTACGTGTTGGCGGGCATCGGCTGCGTGTTCGCGGGCCTGTGCTACGCGGAGTTCGCCTCGATGATCCCGATCGCGGGCTCGGCCTACACCTACGGCTACGCCACGCTGGGCGAGCTGGTGGCATGGATCATCGGGTGGGACCTGATCCTGGAGTACGCGTTCGGCGCGGCGACGGTCGCTTCCGGATGGAGCTCCACGCTGGTCGCCTTCCTGCAGGATTACGGCATCAACCTGCCGCCGCAGATCTGCGACGTGCCGGGCGCGAAGTGGGCGATGGTCGACGGGCGCTGGGGCCCGGTGGGCTCCTTCAGCATGGAGGAGCTGGCGCGGGCGACGCAGCACACCACCACGGTCTTCAACCTGGTGGCGTTCCTGGCCATCATCGCGGTCACCATCATCCTGATCGTGGGCATCAAGGAATCGGCGAACTTCAACACCGCCATCGTGTTCGTGAAGCTGATCGCGGTGCTCACCTTCATCGTGGTCGCCGGCATGTACGTGATCCAGCACATGGACGTGGCGAAGCAGAACTGGAGCGTGTTCCTGCCCACGAACAGCGGGACGTTCGGGCACTACGGGTGGTCGGGCGTCTTGCGCGGGGCGGGCGTGGTGTTCTTCGCGTACATCGGGTTCGACGCGGTCTCGACGGCGGCGCAGGAAGCCAAGAACCCGCAAAAGGACATGCCCATCGGCATCCTCGGGTCCCTGGTGGTCTGCACCGTGCTTTACATCCTGGTCTCGGGCCTGCTGACGGCGACCGTGCACTACTCGCGCCTGAACATCGGCGCGCCGGTCTCGCTGGCGATGCGCGAGACGGGCGTGCACTGGGGCAGCTACGTGGTGAACGCGGGCGCCCTCGCGGGGCTCAGCACGGTGATGCTGGTGATGCTGCTCGGCCAGTCGCGCGTCTTCTACTCCATGGCGCACGACGGGCTGCTGTGGAAGTGGGCGGGCGACATCCACCCGAAGTTCCGCACGCCGTGGAAGTCGACGGCGATCGTTGGGGTATGCGTAGCCATCATCGGCTCGCTGGTGCCGATCGGCGACCTCGGCCAGATGGTCTCCATCGGCACGCTGATGGCGTTCGTGATCGTATGCGCGGGCGTGTGGGTGATGCGCGTGAAGCGCCCGGAGGTCCACCGGCCGTTCAAGACGCCGTGGGTGCCGTTCGTGCCCATCATGGGCATCCTGATCTCGCTGGCGATGATGCTGGGCCTCAACGGCGTGACGTGGCTGCGGCTGCTGATCTGGCTGGCCATCGGACTCGCCATCTACTTCCTCTACGGCGTAAAGCACAGCAAGGTGCAGCGCGGGGAAGTGGTGCACGTGGAGAACCCGCCGTCGGGCGACACCTACACGGCGTCGACGCGGAAGAAGTAGCGACGCTGCTCGGACGGCCCGGAGCTTCGGCTCCGGGCCTTTTGCGTTTAGAATCCGCGGCAGGTGAAGCCCATCCTGAAGCCGCTGCGGAACCTGAGGCTCGTGCTGATGTTCCTGGTCTTTCTCGGGATCGTCGGCGTGGTCGGATTTCGCCTGATCGAGGGCTGGCCATGGCTGGACTGCGTGTACATGGTCGTGACCACGTTTGCGACCGTGGGCTACATGGAAGTGCATCCGCTCTCGCATGCCGGGCGCATCTTTAACGTCTTCCTCATCGTGGGCGGCGTGGGCACGGTATTCCTGGCGATCGGGGCCCTGACGCAGGCTTTGCTAGAATTCGAGCTCGGCAAGATCTTCGGGCAGAGGCGCATGGAGCGCGACATCGAAAAGCTCAGTGGGCACTACATCATCTGCGGCGCGGGACGCGTGGGCCGCAGCGTGGCGCGCGAGTTGGCGCGCAAGCCGGCGCCGTTCGTGGTGATCGAGACGAGCGAGGCCCGCCGCGACAAGCTGCCCGAGGACTGGCTGGTGGTGGTGGGCGACGCCACCCAGGAAGCCACGCTGCGCGCGGTGCACATCGAGCGCGCGGTCGGGCTGGTGGCGGCCACGACCACCGACGCCACCAACATCTACATCGTCCTGACGGCGCGGGGACTGGCGCCGCGGCTGCGCATCATCGCGCGCGCCAGCGAAGAAGACGCGGAGAAGCACCTGCGCACCGCGGGCGCCGACAGCATCATCTCGCCGTACTCGTTCGCCGGGCACCGCATCGCGCAGCAGTTCCTGCGGCCCAAGGTGCTCGACTTCCTCGACCTCGCCACGCTCGACCCCAACGTGGACCTGGAGATCGAGGAGATCCAGGTCGCGCCGGCCTCGCAGCTGGCGGGCGTCACCATCGGGGAGTCGCACATCCACCAGCAGCTCGGGGTGATCGTGCTGGCCATCAAGCGCGACGGCCAGACGATGAAGTTCAACCCGGCGGCCGGCGACGTGATCCGCCCCAACGACTTCCTGATCGCCATCGGGGAATCGAAGAGCCTGCGCAAGCTGGAGCAGAGCGCCGCGGCCGCGGCGACCCGCTAAGGCCAAAATGAAGATCGTCACTGCCGCCGAGATGCGTGAGATCGACCGCGCAACCAGCGAGCGCTTCGGCGTGGCCTCGAGCACGCTGATGGAGAACGCCGGCGCGGCGGTCGCCGACGTCGCGCTCGCGCGCTGGCCGGAGGCGCGGCGCGTGGTCGTCGTCTGCGGAAAAGGGAACAACGGCGGCGACGGGTTCGTCGCCGCGCGGAAGCTCTCGCAGGCCGGCAAGCAGGTGGGGGTGGCGCTGCTCGCAGCCGCGAGCGAGCTGAAAGGCGACGCGGCGCAGATGTTCGAGCAATTGCCGATGGAGTCGACCGAGCTCACCTCCGGGGGCGAACTGCGCGAGGCGGTGGAGGAGGGGCTGTTCGATTGCGATTTGATCGTCGACGCGCTCCTGGGAACCGGAGTGAAGCCGCCGGTCACCGGGCTCTACGCCGAGGCCATCACGGCGATGAACGCGGCGAAGGCGCCGGTGCTGGCGGTGGACATCCCCTCGGGCGCGGACAGCGACGCGACCGGCAAGCCGAGCGGCGCGGTGGCGCGCGCGAACGCGGTCGTGACCTTTACCGCGCCCAAGCCGGCGCACCTGTTCGCGCGACTGACCGACGGGCCCACGTTCGTGGCGCCCATCGGGTCGCCCGCGGAGGCGATCGAGTCGAAGCTGGGGCTGAACCTCATCACAGCCGCGGATTTCGCGGGTTTGCTGGCGCCGCGACGGGCCGACGCGCACAAGGGCGATTTTGGCCACGTGCTGGTCCTCGGCGGGTCCGCCGGCAAGGCGGGCGCGGCGGCGATGGCGGGCATGGGCGCGCTGCGCGCCGGCGCGGGGCTGGTCACGGTCGCGACCCCGCGGTCGGTGCAGAAGCTGGCTGCCAGCTTTGCGCCCGAGCTGATGACCGAAGGGCTGGAAGAGACGGAGGCGGGCGGCGTCTCGCTCAAAGCGATGGAATACGGCCGGATGGAGAAGTTGTGCGCCGGCAAGAGCGTGCTCGCCATCGGGCCGGGGCTCGGGCAGGACGCCGAGACAGTGGAGTTCGTGCGCGCGCTGGTGAAGCAGGCGAAGCAGCCGGTGGTGCTCGACGCCGACGGCCTGAACGCCTTCGCGGGCACGGCACAGTTGCTCGACGGCAGCCGACGGCCGCTGGTGCTGACGCCGCATCCGGGAGAGTTCGCGCGGCTCACCGGAAAAGACATGGCGGCGATCGCGGCGGATCCGGTCGGGCTGGCGTTGAGCTTTGCCAAAGAGCATCGCTGCACGCTGGTGCTGAAAGGTCACCGCACCATCGTGGCGACGCCGGAGCACGGAGTCTGGGTGAACGCGACCGGGAACCCGGGGATGGCGAAGGGCGGCAGCGGCGACGTGCTCACAGGAATGATCGCGGGCATCTCTTCGGGCGCGAAGCAATGCTCGGGCGAGACCGCGGGCGCGGCGGTGTACCTGCACGGGCTTGCCGGCGACCTGGCGCGCGCGGCCGACAGCGAGCCCTCGATGGTAGCCACCGACATCCTGGGCGAGATCGGCGACGCGTTCCGCGTCGCGGCCGAAACTGTGCACCACGAAACCGTGGTGATCAATCCCTGATGCCGACGAAGGAATTCACCACGCACTCACCGGAGGAAACGGTCGCGCTCGGGCGGAAGCTCGCGCGCGAGCTCGCGCCGCCGAAGCTCGTCGTCCTGACCGGCGACCTTGGAGCAGGGAAGACGACGCTCATCAAGGGGATCGCGGAAGGCTTTGGGGCAGCGAAGCAGGAAGACGTGACCAGCCCGACGTTCACGCTCATCCATGAGTACCGCGGCCAGGGCGCCGACGTCTTCCACATCGACCTGTATCGCGTGGACACGCCGCGCGAGCTGGAGACGCTCGGCCTCGACGACCTGCGGAGCGATCGCAGCGTCCTCCTGATGGAGTGGGGAGAGAAGTTCGCGCGGTTCAAGAAGGAGCGGGACGCGGAGATTCGTTTCGAACGGCGCTCCGAATCGGAGCGACGGATCGTGCTGATCCAAGGGGCCGCGGCGAGCAGCTAGCGGCGTGCCGCCGGCCGGCGACGGTACCGGCCAAGCCACCCACGTCAAAATCCCATGATGTTGTACCCGCAATCGACGTAGAGCACCTCGCCGGTGATGCCACTGCCGCCGTCGGAGGAGAGGAAGACGGCGGTGTCGGCGACCTCGTTGACGTCGACGTTGCGCTTGAGCGGCGCGCGCTCGGCGTGGGACTTGAGCATGTCGCCCAGGCCGGAGATGCCGCGCGCGGCCAGCGTCTTGATGGGGCCGGCGGAGATGGCGTTGACGCGGATCTTCTGCGGGCCGAGGTCGTTCGCCAGGTAGCGCACCGAAGCTTCAAGTGCTGCTTTAGCTATTCCCATCACGTTATAGTGGGGAACGACTTTCTCGGCGCCGTAATAAGTAAGGGTGACGACCGAGCCGCCGTCGGTCATGAGCGGCTGGGCGTGGCGCGCGACCGCGATAAGCGAGTAGCAGCTGACGTCGAGCGCGACGCGGAAGCCCTCGCGCGTGGTCATGACGAAATCGTTCTTCAGCTCGTCGGCGGGAGCGTAGGCGACGCTGTGGATGACGGTGTGCAGCTTGCCGTAGCGGGTCTGCAGGCGCTCGAACAGGCCGGCGAGCTCCTGGTCGCTGGCGACGTCGCACTGGAAGGCCTCAGCGCCGGGGAGCGACTGGATGAGGTCGTGGGCCTCTTCCTTCAGGCGCTCGTTCTGGTAGGTGATGGCGAGCTGCGCGCCGGCTTCCTGCAGCCGCTGCGCGATGGCCCAGGCGATGGAGCGCTTGTTGGCGACGCCGAACACGACCGCGGCACGCCCTTCCATGGGTTTCGTCATGAGTCCCCCCGAAACGAGACAGGATAACAGCGGACTGCCGGATTGCCGAAGTGCGGAACTGCGGAATCTGAAACCGGTCAACGCTCCGCGTCGTGTTCTGGATTCGCCGGCACCGACTCGCCGTGCGCCGGCGCCGCGCCCATCTCGAGCGGATAGGAGCCTTCGGCGGCCACCGGCTCCGGCTGGAGATATTTTTCCGGCGGGGCGACGGGCCAGATGGCCGCGAGCGTCGCCAGCAGGTAGAGCGCGCCGACCATGAAGAAGCCGTAGGTGAGCGAGGTCTTGTGCGCGGTCACGCCGACCATGTACCCGACGCCGATCTGCAACGCCGTTCCAGCGAAGTAGAACAGGTTCTGCACGCGCCCCATGAAGTGCTTGGGGACGATCTCCATCATGGTGCTGGAGATGCCGATGCCGCCGACGCCGCGCGCCGAGCCCATGACGGCGTAGATCAGGACGGCGAGCGCGAGCCAGCGCGAGACCGGCAGCACGAACAGGCTGAGCGCGAGCAGCGCCATGGACATCGCGACCGAGTGGCGCGAGCCCATGCGCTTGATGAGCGCGGGCGCGTAGAGCGCGCTGAGGAAGGCGCCGATGCCCCAGCCGGCGTTGAGCCAGCCATATCCGATGGCGCCGGCGTGCAGGATGCGGTCGGAGAACGGGGCGGTGATCACGCCCTGCGTCAGCATGGCGCCGATGAACAGCGCCCACGCCGCGCCCAGCAGGATGACGTACGGCTTGCCGCGGACGTAGCCGATGCCCTCCCGCAGCTCGTGGAAGTAGCGCGCGACCGTGCCCTCAGGCTTCGGCCCGCTGTCGTGCGGCTTCACCACCTGCCGGCCCTTGCGCACGAACAGGTAGCAGAGGAACGAGATGAGGTAGGTCGCGAAGTCGATGACGAGCACGCCGCCCAAGCCGATGCGGTCGTAGACGAACCCGACGATCGAGCCGGCGATGAGCCACCCGCCCTGCACGCCCGCCAACAGGAAGGTGTTGGCGTGGACGAACTCCGACTCGGGCGTGAGCTCCTGGATGAGCGCGGTGATAGTGGGCCAGAACATCCAGAAGCCGGCGGCGACGAACACCGTCATGAGGTACAGCAGCCAGGTCTTGGCCTCGCCGCGCAGGGCAAGCGCGGCGACGACGGCCACCACGACGGCGCGGCCGGCGTCGAGCATCATCACCAGGTGGCGGCGGTCTTCGCGGTCGATGATCACGCCGGTGAAGGGCAGCATCAGCATGCCGGGCAGCGTGCCGAGCACGGCAAGCGTGCCGAGGGCGATCTCGGAGTGCGTCCGCTGCAGGATGGACCAGGTGACGGCGGCGGTGTTCATCCCGCTGCCGAGCATCGAGATGATGTTCGCCGCGAACACGAAGCGCAGCCCGCGTTGCTGGAGGATGTTGCGCATGACCCGGTGCGACCAATCTATCGTGGGCCCGCGGCTTTTGGCGATGGCCGCCAGGACGAGGGGAGTACCGCCTATAATCGAGGACGCCTCGCCAGGAGGACTGACTGCGAGCCAGAACCTTGGGCGCCACAGGCGCCACATTCGGGCTGTGCGCCGGCATGCTGTTGGCCGCGGCGCCCGCGCCGGACTCCCGCACGCTGGAGGCCGTCTACCTGGACGGCGCGGCCGCGCGCCTCGTGCTGGCGGACGCGCCCAAGCCGGTGACCGTGGGACCGTGGCGACTGGGGCCGCGCGTCACCGACACCAAGCCGCGCGATAAGCGGCTCAACCTGTACCTGGTCGCGCCCGGAACCCAATACCACCTCGAGGGCAGCGAGGACTACGACCACAACGCCATCATCAACGCGCTGCCCGCGCCGGGGAAGTCGCGCGAGTACGACGTCTACTGGGCGCTGGTGCTCGACCCCAAGCTGAAGACCGACTTCCGCAACGAACGCGACCTGCTGTTGGCGGCTCAAGCCACCTTCGTGCCCGGCGACCTGTTCGAGTTCGAGGACATCCCGGCGGACTCCCTGATGCGCACCTACCTGAAGGTGGACTCGCTGGAAGACCTGGCCAAGTTCCGGATGCGCGACGGCACGCTGCCGCGGGTGATCATCGTGCCGGCGGGGTTCGCCATCACGGCGTCGGCGCCGGAGGATCTGTGATTTGTGATTGGTAATCTGTAATTTGTAATTTGGAATTGGTCGAACCGAGTTTCCCAATTACAAATTACAAATTGCAGATCACAGATCAAACCGAAGTGGCTTCTTTCCTGCGCTCGCTGGTGCTCACGGTGAAGCCGGAGGTGGTCGCGGCTGCGGGCGTCTCGGCGGAGGCGCGCCGCGTGGTCGAGGAAGCGCAGCGCGCGAACGGCGCCGGCAAGCTGGTCGCACTGGCGGACGGGCAGCCGGTCCGCGGACGCATCGACATGCTGCTGTGCGCCGCCGGCCACGAGGCCAAGCTGCGGGCCGCGCTGCCACAGGTCTCCGAGCACGGCGTCGTCCTGCTGCACGACCGCGAGGCCGCCCTGGCGCTGGAGCGCGAAGGACTGCTTTCGGTGGTGCTTCTCCCGACCAGCCAGCCGCTGGTCCTGGCGCAAAGGAAAAAGCCGGGAGCACCGGCCTCTGGCCGGCAGGAGTGAGGGCGTCCCGCCCTCACGGAGGCGTGGAGGCCTCCGCGCCAGCCGACCTGGAGGTCAGCGCTCCTTCTATTCTTGCCTTCCGGTGAGGAAGGGAAGTACGATGCGCGCGTCTTCGCACGTCCCCAGGCACATCCCTGCTGCAACCCCCGGCAGCCAGGGCCACGGAGGTCGCATATGCGCACCCGACGCTGGCTCGCAGGCGTAGCTGTCCTGCTGCTCGCGTGTGTCGCCGCCTCGCCGCGCGCGGCCGCACAGCTCACCGCCATCAACATCACCGCCGGCTCGCCCGCCGACCTGGAGTTGCAGGCCATCGGGAAAGAGACCGACGCCGCCAAGCAGAAGGCGATGTACACCGAGTTCGTCGGCAAGTACGCCTCCGACCCGATGGCGGCGGCGTACGGCTACTCGCAGCTTGCGCAACTGGCCGCCGCCGGCGGCGACAACAAGGCGGCGCTGGCCTTCGGCGACCAGGCGCTCGCGGCCGTGCCCGGCAACCTCGACCTCTACGTCTCGCAGGTGACCTTCGCGCAGAACGCCGCGCTGAACGACAAGGTGTTCGACTACGCCGCGCGCGGCGGCAAGCTGGTGAAGAGCATCGCCGACGCAAAGAAGCCCGAGGGCATGAGCGACGACGACTTCGCCAACCAGAAGGAGCAGATGAAGCAGTCGGCGGCGCCGGCCTACGAGTTCCTGGAGAACGCGGCTTACGCGGCGGTCGCGCGCGAGAAGGACCCGAAGCAGCGGCTGGCGTACGTGCAGGCGTTCAACGAGTCGTTCGTGGAGTCGAAGTACGAGGGCCAGCTCTCGCAGGTGGCGATCTGGACGCTGCAGCAGCTCAACGACGCCGCCGGCGCGGTGGCGTACGGCGAAATGGTGCTGGCGCAGAAGCCGGACGAGCTGCCAGTGCTGGTGATGATGGCCGACATCTACGCCGATGAGCCCAAGGGCGCGAACCTCGCCAAGGCGGTGCAGTACGCCCAGCACGCCGTCGAGGTGGCGAAGCCGGAGGCGCCGGACGCGGACGACGCGCGCAAGCTCTCGGCCGCGATCGCCCGCTCGGCGCTGGGCCGCGCCCTGATGAAGCAGAACAAGATGGCCGCCGCCGCCGAGCAGTTGAAGCTGGCGGCGCCCGCGCTCAAGTCGAACGCGCAAGCCTACTCGACCGTGCTGTTCTACCTGGCCAACGCGTACTCGCTGCAGAAACAGTACGCGCAGGCGAAGGCGGTGCTGACCGAGGCCGTCGCCGTGCAAGGCCCGTACCAGCAGCAGGCCCGGGGGCTCCTCACCAAGGTGAATGCCGAGATAGCCAAAGGGCGCTAGGAGACGACGACGGATGGCGACACCCGGAGCGGCAGCGCAACAGGTTCACGAATCCGCGATCGAGATCACGCGCGGCAACTTCAAGCTCGCAGCCGAGCGGCTCGGGCTCGACAAGGACATGCAGTTGCTCCTCTCGACGCCGTTCCGCGAGTTGCGCGTCGAGATCCCGGTGCGCATGGACGACGGGCGGTTGCAGGTGTTCATCGGCTACCGCGTGCAGCACAACGGCGTGCGCGGCCCGGCGAAGGGCGGCATCCGCTACCACCCCAACGTCGATCTCGACGAGGTGCGCGCACTGGCGGCGGCGATGACGTGGAAGACCGCGGTGGCGAACATCCCCTTCGGCGGGGCGAAGGGCGGCGTGACCTGCGACCCGAGCCAGATGTCGCAGAAGGAACTGGAGAAGATGACGCGCAAGTTCACCTCGCGCATCCACCTCATCCTCGGGCCCTATCGCGACGTGCCCGCGCCCGACGTGAACACCAACGCGCAGACGATGACGTGGCTGTTCGACGAGTACTCTTCGGCGCACGGCTACACGCCGGCGTGCTGCACCGGCAAGCCGGTGGACCTGGGCGGCTCGCTCGGGCGCGAGCAGGCCACCGGCCGCGGCGTCTCGTTCATGGTGCGCGAGGCGGCGAAGGACCTGGGGCTCGAGTTGGGCAAGCTGCGCGTCTGCGTGCAGGGCTTCGGCAACGTGGGCTCGAACGCGGCGCTGCTGATCGAGCGACTGGGCTGCAAGATCGTGGGTCTCAGCGACGTGAAGGGCGGCGTCTACAGCGCGAAAGGCCTGCCGGTCGAGGAGGTCCTCGTCCACCTGAAGAAGACCGGGTCGGTGGTGGGATTCCCGGGCGGCGAGAGCTTGACCAACGAAGAGCTGCTGGAAGCCGACTGCGACGTGCTGGTTCCCGCGGCGCTGGAATGCGTGCTGCACGGCGGCAACGCCGCGCGGGTGAAGGCCAGGCTGATCGTGGAAGGCGCGAACCTGCCGACCACGCCCTCGGCCGACGAGATCCTCCACAGCAAGGGCGTGATGGTCGTGCCCGACATCCTGGCGAACGCCGGCGGCGTGACCTGCTCGTACTTCGAGTGGGCGCAGAACCTGCAGCAGGTCTTCTGGGAAGAGGCGCACGTCAACAGCGAGCTCGACAAGATCATGGGGAAGGCCTACCGCACGGTGGCCGACCGCGCGAAGTCGGAGAAGGTGCAGCTGCGGACGGCGGCGTACGAGGTCGCGATCGAGCGCGTGGCGCGCGCCGAGAAGCTGCGCGGCACGTAAAGCCTGATATCCTGAACGCGATGGCGGACCGAAGCATGAACGAGCGCGAGCTGCGGAGCGCGCTGGCGCGCGAAGAGCGCGACGCGGAGCGCCTGTTCGGGCGCACGCGCGAGACCAGCCTGCTGCTCGCCGAGGCGGTGCACAAGTCGCGGACCAACCGCCGCAAACTGCGCAGCGTGTGGCGCGACATCGCCGCGCTGCTGCGCATGCTGCGCGCTTGGAAAGACAAGACCTACACCCGGCTGCCGAAGAAGACCATCGTGGCGGCGCTCGCCGCCCTGCTTTACCTCGTGAACCCGATGGACCTGCTGCCCGACGTGCTGCCGCTCATCGGCTTCATCGACGACGCCGCGGTCATCGGGCTGGTGATGGCCGCCATCCGCGACGATCTCGAAGCCTTCCAGGAGTGGGAAGGCACCATCGAGATGTAGTTACAGGCCGATCTTCGCGGTCTTCCGCAACTCACCCAGCTTCGCGCGATAGTCCTTCGCCTTC
Proteins encoded:
- a CDS encoding DUF1232 domain-containing protein, which produces MADRSMNERELRSALAREERDAERLFGRTRETSLLLAEAVHKSRTNRRKLRSVWRDIAALLRMLRAWKDKTYTRLPKKTIVAALAALLYLVNPMDLLPDVLPLIGFIDDAAVIGLVMAAIRDDLEAFQEWEGTIEM
- a CDS encoding Glu/Leu/Phe/Val dehydrogenase dimerization domain-containing protein, with product MATPGAAAQQVHESAIEITRGNFKLAAERLGLDKDMQLLLSTPFRELRVEIPVRMDDGRLQVFIGYRVQHNGVRGPAKGGIRYHPNVDLDEVRALAAAMTWKTAVANIPFGGAKGGVTCDPSQMSQKELEKMTRKFTSRIHLILGPYRDVPAPDVNTNAQTMTWLFDEYSSAHGYTPACCTGKPVDLGGSLGREQATGRGVSFMVREAAKDLGLELGKLRVCVQGFGNVGSNAALLIERLGCKIVGLSDVKGGVYSAKGLPVEEVLVHLKKTGSVVGFPGGESLTNEELLEADCDVLVPAALECVLHGGNAARVKARLIVEGANLPTTPSADEILHSKGVMVVPDILANAGGVTCSYFEWAQNLQQVFWEEAHVNSELDKIMGKAYRTVADRAKSEKVQLRTAAYEVAIERVARAEKLRGT
- a CDS encoding MFS transporter → MRNILQQRGLRFVFAANIISMLGSGMNTAAVTWSILQRTHSEIALGTLAVLGTLPGMLMLPFTGVIIDREDRRHLVMMLDAGRAVVVAVVAALALRGEAKTWLLYLMTVFVAAGFWMFWPTITALIQELTPESEFVHANTFLLAGVQGGWLIAGSIVGFVYDRIGLGGVLVIDFATYLISFLCYLFVRKGRQVVKPHDSGPKPEGTVARYFHELREGIGYVRGKPYVILLGAAWALFIGAMLTQGVITAPFSDRILHAGAIGYGWLNAGWGIGAFLSALYAPALIKRMGSRHSVAMSMALLALSLFVLPVSRWLALAVLIYAVMGSARGVGGIGISSTMMEIVPKHFMGRVQNLFYFAGTALQIGVGYMVGVTAHKTSLTYGFFMVGALYLLATLAAIWPVAPPEKYLQPEPVAAEGSYPLEMGAAPAHGESVPANPEHDAER